The following are encoded in a window of Prunus dulcis unplaced genomic scaffold, ALMONDv2, whole genome shotgun sequence genomic DNA:
- the LOC117612857 gene encoding protein FAR1-RELATED SEQUENCE 5-like, translated as MYAAEARFGIRCSTTRTYTLTGEVTRKEYVCCKQGYALTSTVSRKRRQRGCTRSGCKAKLAIWKVKDKNKYIVVGFNEVHNHDMTTVDKVHLLRSHHNLTESIKVYSADMSKVNILVYIQLSLLEVQVGALENAGFVKRDVYNYLRDVRGEVIGHDAELLKENFMAMQEKNESFYFKMEVDSEGRMGNVFWSDARSRRAYGFFFGDVVVFDTTFNMNHYGMGFVPLLGINNHRHTVLFGCAFLISETTDSFVWLLEEFKKAMPGEPPKMIITDQDATMSKAITVTLPITFHRYCIWHILNKITEKPGIGECFSEMCKCIWGMDKKEEFDAKGEEIITNNGLQDHAWLSSIHAMRENWVPSYVKHVFSAGMSSSQRAESCHSFFKQYINQKNTLMEFIVRFERALASQ; from the coding sequence AGCACTGTTAGTCGTAAGAGAAGACAGCGAGGTTGTACTCGAAGTGGTTGCAAGGCTAAACTTGCGATATGGAAGGTGAAAGACAAGAATAAGTACATTGTTGTAGGATTCAATGAGGTACACAACCATGACATGACCACAGTTGATAAAGTCCATCTATTGAGATCTCACCATAACTTAACAGAGTCTATAAAGGTCTATAGTGCAGATATGAGCAAAGTTAATATTCTGGTATATATACAGTTAAGCCTTCTTGAGGTGCAAGTAGGGGCATTGGAAAACGCTGGGTTTGTTAAGAGAGATGTCTATAATTATCTAAGGGACGTGCGTGGAGAGGTGATTGGCCATGATGCAGAGCTTCTTAAGGAGAATTTTATGGCTATGCAAGAAAAGAATGAATCCTTTTATTTCAAGATGGAGGTAGATTCGGAAGGAAGGATGGGTAATGTTTTCTGGTCAGATGCAAGGTCAAGACGAGCTTacgggtttttttttggagatGTGGTAGTATTTGATACGACGTTCAACATGAACCACTATGGGATGGGCTTTGTGCCTTTGTTAGGCATTAATAACCATCGGCATACAGTGTTGTTTGGTTGTGCATTCCTAATTAGTGAAACCACGGATTCATTTGTATGGTTGTTAGAGGAATTCAAGAAAGCCATGCCGGGTGAGCCACCCAAAATGATCATCACTGATCAAGATGCAACCATGTCAAAGGCAATTACTGTAACTCTCCCGATAACATTCCATAGATATTGCATATGGCATATCTTGAATAAGATTACAGAGAAACCCGGCATTGGAGAATGTTTTTCTGAAATGTGCAAATGCATATGGGGTATGgacaagaaagaagaatttgATGCGAAAGGGGAGGAAATTATCACAAACAATGGGCTGCAAGACCATGCGTGGCTGAGCTCAATTCATGCTATGCGGGAGAATTGGGTTCCATCATATGTAAAACATGTGTTTTCGGCTGGGATGTCAAGTAGTCAACGGGCCGAAAGCTGtcattcatttttcaaacaatATATTAACCAGAAAAACACATTGATGGAATTCATTGTACGTTTTGAGAGAGCTCTTGCTTCACAATGA